In the Ostrinia nubilalis chromosome 7, ilOstNubi1.1, whole genome shotgun sequence genome, one interval contains:
- the LOC135073061 gene encoding cytochrome P450 6B6-like: MAEELYWKFPDEDVVGAFKATTPELIIRNLELIKNILVNDFSSFYSRGFNTHKTVIEPLRKHLFSVDGDLWRLLRQRMTPAFTSGKLKAMFPLIVERAEKLQSRTLAAASQNCPLNVRDLMSCFTTDFIGACGFGIDSDSLNEENSEFRKIGAQIFSTTTRDVIINILKELFPELFKNLKVLSKIENDIMDLVKQIQIKRNYQPSGRNDFIDLLLACQKKGAMEGESIEKLNPDGTPVQVSAELDDELFAAQVFVFFSAGFETSASSTSFTLHQLAFNPDVQKKVQNEIDDVLDKYNGSLCYDAIKEMTYLEWAFKEGLRMFPPLGYLIRECTSKFTFKDVNFNIDEDVKILIPVQSLHMDSNYWDDPEEFRPERFHPDNFTSRQKLVYFPFGEGPRNCIGSRLGLMQSLAGLAAILSKFTVEPAPESTRQVEVNTKSHLVQGVKNNYLPLMFRERSTAY, from the exons ATGGCGGAAGAACTGTATTGGAAGTTTCCCGATGAAGATGTCGTTGGTGCTTTCAAGGCAACCACACCAGAATTAATAATAAGAAATCTAgaacttataaaaaatattcttgTCAATGATTTCTCATCATTTTACAGTCGTGGATTCAATACTCATAAAACAGTGATAGAACCTTTAAGAAAACATTTGTTTTCTGTTGATGGGGATCTTTGGCGTTTGTTGAGACAAAGAATGACTCCAGCATTCACAAGTGGAAAACTAAAAGCAATGTTCCCTTTAATTGTAGAACGAGCTGAGAAATTACAGTCACGCACTTTAGCAGCCGCCTCTCAAAATTGTCCCTTGAATGTGCGTGACCTCATGTCTTGCTTCACCACTGACTTTATTGGTGCCTGTGGTTTCGGAATAGACTCTGACTCATTGAATGAAGAAAACTCAGAGTTCCGTAAAATTGGtgcacaaatattttcaaccACAACGCGAGATGTTATAATTAATATACTGAAAGAATTGTTTCCTGAGCTCTTCAAAAATTTAAAGGTGTTGTCGAAAATCGAAAACGACATAATGGATTTGGtgaaacaaatacaaataaaaagaaACTATCAGCCATCGGGTCGCAACGATTTCATAGATCTACTTTTAGCCTGTCAAAAAAAAGGTGCTATGGAAGGAGAATCCATAGAAAAACTCAACCCTGATGGTACACCCGTGCAGGTGTCAGCTGAATTGGATGATGAGTTATTCGCTGCCCAAGTGTTTGTGTTCTTTTCTGCTGGGTTTGAAACGTCTGCATCTTCAACAAGTTTCACATTACATCAACTGGCGTTCAATCCCGATGTTCAAAAAAAAGTTCAGAATGAAATTGATGATGTCCTTGATAAATATAATGGTTCACTGTGTTATGACGCTATAAAAGAGATGACATACTTAGAATGGGCGTTTAAAGAAGGGCTTAGAATGTTCCCCCCACTTGGGTACCTCATAAGAGAGTGTACGTCAAAGTTTACGTTCAAAGATGTAAACTTTAATATAGATGAAGATGTTAAAATATTGATTCCAGTACAGTCGTTGCACATGGACTCAAATTATTGGGATGATCCTGAAGAATTTCGTCCGGAAAGATTTCATCCGGATAATTTTACTTCCAGGCAAAAATTGGTTTATTTCCCGTTCGGTGAAGGACCACGTAATTGCATAG GTAGTCGTCTGGGTTTGATGCAGTCGCTGGCTGGTCTGGCGGCCATTCTCTCGAAGTTCACCGTGGAACCTGCGCCTGAGTCGACGAGACAAGTTGAAGTCAATACTAAATCACACCTTGTTCAAGGTGTAAAGAACAATTATTTGCCACTTATGTTTAGAGAAAGGAGTACCGCTTATTAA